The genome window CCATTTATACGAAGCCGCCGAAATGGACGGCGCGGGCGTCTGGTCGCGATTCCGCGCCGTAACGCTTCCCATGCTCTCGCCGGTGCTCTTTTTTAACTTGGTGATGGGCATCATCGGCGCGCTGCAAGCCTTTACGACGCCCTTCGTTCTGTTCGGAGGTTCGGCCGGCCCCGACAACGCCGCCTTGCTCTACTCCTTTTACCTTTATCGAAAGGCGTTCGAACAGTTCCAAGTCGGCTACGGCTCTGCGCTCGCGTGGCTGATGTTCTTGATGATTCTTGTCCTGACGGCGCTCGTCTTTCGATCCTCGGCGCTCTGGGTCTACTACGAGGGCAAGAGGTAGAATCGCCGCATGGATTTTCAACTTACGGAAGAGCATAAACTGGTCCAGGAGAGCATGCGCAGCTTCGTCGAGCGCGAAGTGGCGCCGAACATAAGAGAATGGGATCGCAACGGCGCCCCCAGGTCGGTCTTTAACAAGTTGGCCGAAACCGGAGCGCTCGGCATCTGTTTTCCGCGCCAATATGGCGGCCAAGGCATGGACTACATCAGCCTCGGCCTAACCTGCGAAGAGTTAGAATACGGCGACACCTTTCTGCGCGTCGCCATGTCGGTGCACGTCGGTCTGTCCGGCATGTCCATCTTCTCTTGGGGAACGGAGGAGCAAAAACAGCGCTTCCTTCGCCCGCAGGCCACCGGCGAGCGGCTGGGCGCGTTTTGCCTGACCGAGCCCAACGCCGGCAGCGACGTGGTCGGCCTGCAAAGCACGGCCAAAAAGGACGGCGAATCGTACATCCTGAACGGCGAAAAAATCTGGATATCCCTGTCCGACTACGCCGACCAGTTCCTCGTCGTCGCCTGGACCGATCTGGAAAAGAAGGCCAAGCGCGACCACTCCGGCATGACCGCCTTTATCGTCGAGCGAACGATGCCAGGCATCAAGACCTACGCCATCCACGGCAAATTAGGCGTCCGGGCGGGCAATACGGGCGGCGTCGTCTTCGACAACGTCCGCGTGCCGGCAGAGAACCGATTGGGCGAGGAGGGCGAGGGCTTCAAGATCGCCATGTTCAGCCTGGACAACGGTCGATACACGGTCGCCTCCGGCTCCGCAGGTCTAATCAGGGCCTGCCTGGAAGCCTCGGTCAAATACGCCCAAGAGCGCAAGACGGCGGGCGTCCCCATCTCGCAGCATCAGCTGATCAAGCAGAAGGTCGCACACATGGAGGCCGACTATCAAATCAGCCGACTGCTCTATCTGAGAGCGGGATGGATGAAGAACGTCGGACAGCGCAACACCAAGGAGACCTCGCTGGCCAAATGGTATTCGACCGACGCCGCCAACCGAGCTGCCAACCAGGCCGTCCAACTGTTCGGCGCGTATGGCTTTGCGGACGAATACCCGGTCGAGCGCTTCTATCGCAACAGCAAGGGCGCCCAAATCTACGAGGGCACGTCCGACATCCATACGCTGATGCA of Armatimonadota bacterium contains these proteins:
- a CDS encoding acyl-CoA dehydrogenase family protein, with translation MDFQLTEEHKLVQESMRSFVEREVAPNIREWDRNGAPRSVFNKLAETGALGICFPRQYGGQGMDYISLGLTCEELEYGDTFLRVAMSVHVGLSGMSIFSWGTEEQKQRFLRPQATGERLGAFCLTEPNAGSDVVGLQSTAKKDGESYILNGEKIWISLSDYADQFLVVAWTDLEKKAKRDHSGMTAFIVERTMPGIKTYAIHGKLGVRAGNTGGVVFDNVRVPAENRLGEEGEGFKIAMFSLDNGRYTVASGSAGLIRACLEASVKYAQERKTAGVPISQHQLIKQKVAHMEADYQISRLLYLRAGWMKNVGQRNTKETSLAKWYSTDAANRAANQAVQLFGAYGFADEYPVERFYRNSKGAQIYEGTSDIHTLMQADYLFGNRQDKPSRVNLPTWPFDG